The DNA sequence GGCCTCAATCCTCAGATCTGAAAATATTTCAACAGTATTCATCTATCTATTGAAACTTGAAAGATATCATTTTGCTATGCCCTCATTATTATTGTCTATGTGATCTGTCTCTTTCCTTGTTACCAAGCTTTATTCATCATTTCGTAGATcttcaaataaataatataatgGCATTTATGTCAACATTTTTACATTTTGCATACCAGATATAGGCATggtattaaaaattaaaaaaacatgTGTAATAACTGTTTTGAGCCCAGTAGCAGCCTAAAGGTAATCTACTTGGTGGCTAATACATTTTTACCCACAACTTAGACCTCGTTGAGTCCTCAAGATCAAGGACATTTGCATAACAGTTCTAATGAGAATGTAAATCAATCATTCTCAAAGGAGCTGCTAAAAGAAGCCACTTTTCAAGCTTTTTCTTTTGTAAGTTCAATCTGAAGATGTTCTTTTTATATGTTAGTAGATCAACTGTGCTGTTTTTGCAAGAGAAATAGATTTGTTGTTGAGTGCTTTTATGGTGACCATTAGGTTGTTTTAAGTACATAACGTTTTAGTGTACTCTTGAAGCTTCGAATGTTGAGCAAGTAAATCCTTGACCTTAAGCTGTGACTAGTGCTATAGGTTTTTAAAAACATAAGAATGGCCAGATGCAAGGAAGTCAGAAACTAAGTTGAAATGTTGAATACAGACTTTAGAAGATAGTATAGAACGGGTAGCATATAATATACTGTTAGCATTGATTCAGACCTGGAAGAACACGTAGCAGAAAACAATATATACACGGTGAAGTGGGAGACTGTTCCTGGTACCAAGAGACTGAAAACGCAAAGAACTTGACTATAGCCTACATTAGTGAGCATAGATAAAAGAACAGTCATGCTAATTTTACACTAGACATGCGTACCAAGGCTTAGACATCAAAAATGACTTCTTAAAGTTGTCTCTTAAGCTAGTGATATTTGATTAGCAGATCACTGAAACCCATATCACAAGACCGGAGGGCAAGATACTCTTAGTTGGAGAGATTGGTTATTCGATTACAACTTCAGGTTCAAGTCGAGCTTCTCTGCATCGGATAATTCCTCTAATGGTTTTCTATCCATATGGAAACCTCCTGGCCACTCAGCCAAGGTGTAAGGTACCTTCATATCACAATCCTGACTAGATACGGTAATTCTTGCTGAGGCCAGTATTCCCTCCCTGCTTGGTTTTTGTACAAACGCGTGGGCTTGGACACCAAGTGATCTTCTCACTGCGATATCCATCAGTtttgtcatcctttttcttcTAGCTTCAGACCTCTCTGTCCTGTGTGCATTCTGATGGCCACCTAGAGCATGTACACTGTAGAATTTCCTTGTGCAAAATTCACATGGGAACATTGTACGAGAAGTGCGTGTTGACAAGTCAGAATCTTCAACCGGTGATCCTGCATCCCCACCTAAGCTCAACTTGAGCCACTGTCTTAATGTCTCTTCATCACAACCCTCCTTCACTCTTTCCATTCTACTCACTGTTTCTTGGCTATTTCATATGTGTTTTGAGAATAAGGAGTGCTTTAGGAGAACTGTTTTGATCGGAGTGGAATGATCAAGTATCAAAATGGTTTGTTAAATTCTTTTAGGTCAAGCAAGACGGTAGTAAGTGACAAGAAAACATCTGACACTGGGAAGAAATAAATTAGACATTTTAGTTTAATTTGTACTGCAAAATACATTAAAATAATgttttctaaaaaaattaattattgaataatattgTAAATAAAAGTTGTACTCCGAGTAAGTAACCAATTTTTTTCTTTGTTAAAGGTTAAAATAAAAACTATGAAGGTAAAAAGTATGGGACTCTATATTTGGATCCTCTTCGGTGAGGGTAAAAAGGGGCCAAAAGAAAGTTTTTTTCCACTGATAAGTTTGTTCCTGAGTTTTTAAAAGGATCGAATACTAACGCGATAAGAAGTGGTGATTCTGAATTCAATTTTTCCTAAAAATTTATTAAAACTTATATTCAATTATAAATAATGCATATAAGTTTAATTAGTAAAAAAGAACAGCAAGCAAACGATAAATACAAATTAAAAATAGTTTAATTCCAAAAATGAGATAAAAAAATTTTATGACTGACCACCTCTTTTAAAAACTCGGAAAAATTAGCCTTATGTACCCACCAACTGATGCTTGGCAAACCGGGGGGACATATTTCATGACCTTTCACTATTCTCATATTCCAGTCTATGATTTTCCTTTTAGTCCTCATCCTTTTCGTAGTTCGTATAGTTTAGTTTTTGGGAAGTGTATATTTGTTGTCGCCTTGTACTAGTCCATTGCATTTAGTCGATCAAAAAACATTCAACACTGGATACATGTAAAAGACAGTTAAAGTAATTTCATTTCAGTCCTTCTGAATTATTGTTCATCATTCATGAATCATGATACGAGTGAAGTTCTTATTCAGTCTGTTCTTTATTGGTTTAATAAAACGAAAACCACAATTTTGGTATATATGATGAATTCAGTAgagtttattattattattaccaTGATGATTATCCAAATAGTAAGCCTCAAACTAGCTAAAAATGACGCCATTAAAAagttaaaagaataattttagaCGCCATCGATAACAGTCAAACATTAATGAGAATGGATAAATAAAATCTCAGTGTGGGAGCGATCCCACAGAACAGATTATCACAATCTCATTTTTTTTATCTTGTTATATCTAATTATAAGAAATAATGATAACCcgcatattttaaataaaaaaaggatgtttctttaaaattatttcatgtcTCCTGAAAAAATGTTTAATCTGAATAAAGCTTGCTCCAATAGTATATAAGATCCTTAACCCTAACCCCTCACGTCTGCTCCAATAGTAGACCCCTCTCCCCATGCTTGGATTCATGTAATTTGAATTATTAACCTGGCATTGCAACCAACATTTGCTCCGCTAGATGGTTCAAAATTCAACTAGTAAGAACCATACATATGAAATAAATTGTAGGGTTGTAGCCTTGTACATTGAAAGAGCTCAAAAtgatttagcaaaaaaaaatagAGCTCAAAATGACTTCTATTAAAACCATGCTCCTTGAAGTGACTTGCTTGAAAATTAAAACATGACAACAAAACAGCTACTCTTTCCACTAAAATAAACTTCTGCATAAGTAAAATGGTTGTAGACTTGTAGTGGTTCCTTTAGCCACAAAAAAAATCTGCATCTATGAAATGGTATCTTAAACATATGTTAAGGATCAACTACCATTGTAAAATGCCTACAAGCATCTCAAACATTGTTGGTAGGTGCAATATTTATGTGGAAATTTAAGAGTAATCTTTTGAATCATTTAAATCTGAAAAAACAAGTTCCGCACGAATCACCTACTTGAAACTTGCTATGACAACCTCAAAGGATCAAGAATCCAGCTGCTGTAATTATATGGCATGTTCAAGTGCCTACATTTAGATATGTTAACCAGTGTTAATTTACAGCAAAAGGCATGAAAACTTTACAACCAGCAGCTATCTACTATTTTAGATTCCTCTATActgtaattttattattaaaagcTAAAGACAGGAGTCAATTAGTCATGTGagtgataaaataaatttaaaagttGAAACTACACAATTAAGaattactccctctgtcccattaaATTCTATACATCACTTTTTGACACGCTTTTCAATACTCGTTTAAATTATAGTTccataatattttaaattttttttgaataaaagttttatgtttaaacttttattcaaattttttttttgaaaaaaacattatgaaactatattttatagaagACTCGAAATATGTGCAACAAAATATACCtctttttttaataattaaaatatgggATAACCGCTGAACCAAAATATacctcattccggttattatattatagtatagatagataacCACCATCCCAAGATTTATCAAAATAATCAAGAGCCAGCCATAAGAACTTTCCATTCCAAGAATAAACATAAGGTCATACGATTATTGTTCTCCAAAATTTTTGAAGGCAGATTTAACAGTCACCAATCCAAGGTGCTATCACAGAATGTTATCAGCAATACCTAATAAGACTCCAGGAAATGATTAGTGGATCATATATAACATTATAATTTCAAAATCAGCGCCAGGTCTAGGAAATTTTGTAGGATCCAAAGCTATACTTCTATTGTAGTTGGTAAGGCTCCCTCAGAACTAGCCGTGCATATTAAAAAAAAAACCCTTCTATTTTAAGATTCCGAATACATTTCTAAGTTACACAAGCAAGGTCCACTTCACAATTTTACTACATATAATATCAGTGATTTGAGTTCTCATCTTAAACATCTAATCTGTTTTACTTTAACTTATTACAGTAATTATGAGACCAAACTGCAACTCACTCTGACGGTAATGCACTATGGAGAGACATTTGAGAGGACAACTGAATCAATAatagaataaaaactaagcagtACATAAATCTTGAAAACAAAAATGATGTAGAAATATTTCAACTAAAGAAATGTCATTGAAATCTGAAGCTACACATGGAGGAATAAAATCCAAGGTTGAGTAAATAAACAAACCTAGTGACATACATAACACATATAAATTAAGCTTTGAGGAGTAATATAGCAGGAACCACGTAGACACGAAAGACAATGGAAGATGGAAGTACCAAGTATGTGATTATTTATATGATGCCACCTAGCAACAGAATCAATCCTACTCCACACTGTTGCATAACTCTATCTTTTAGGTATACGAATGATAATAACAGATATATGTAGTTCTTCTGAGCACTGTGCCATATAAGGGTGCACACGGTCTGGTCTAGGATGGGTGtagataaattttaaaaccaaaattAAATCTTGTTCTTTGAGTATATAAACAGTTTTTTTTTGGAAAAAACACAAAATTCCAGTTTCTTGTAGACGCCCGTGGTGACTTTAACGTTATATTATAAATGCAAcataaataagtttttagaaagAATATTAACCGCCATCACAGCATCTTTACACTGCCTTTATGATTGAAATTTCTGCGCATCACCCATCTTTACCGGTCTTTCCTATAAATCCCAGCCCCAATTTTTTTCCTTATCAACCATTAAATTCGCAAACCAACCTATACTTGGTCTAGTTCACTTCCCAACTCACAAAACACTACTTACGTACACAGCCattaatcaattattaataaTGGGTGACAACTTAGGCTTTCTAGCCGTGTTTGTAAACGTGTCAATTTCATGTCATTCTTAGGCTCCATTTGGTGTAAGATATTTTGCTTCGTATAATATTAGACAAGGGAAATAAGTTGCATGCAAACGATTTTCCCAACTTTTAAAATGTCAACATTTTCCTTAGCCCACTGACTAAATTACCTAAGCAAACAAACATATGCAAGTATTTTCAGCATAAAATTTTATTGGAGGACTTATTTCAGTTCATCTTTGGATTCATAGACTGAGGTATATTATTTCATGGTATCAATAAAACACAGTCGGCTCGACCTATTATCAATAAACATATTATCTGAAAACCGAAATTACCCAATAATACCTGTAACCATAAAAACTAAATCACAACataaaagtatatatgtacacaCAATCAAACTAAAAGCAGGTTAGTATATTCATTTAAACAATTTAAACTCACAAATCGACTATTAGCGATCTTGACAAGAACGACAAAAGGTACCATGAGTCAACTCGCAAAACGCCCGAACATTAACACTAAGATGCGAACTGAGTCGAGTTCCAGCTAACATAGGCAACAATGACTGTGTGCATCCAAGTTCACCTAAATTCCTGAACAAAATATAATTAAGCATAATTCAATTAAATGTTTTATAATTGTGAATTAAATTTAAATGAATTAATAAAATGATACGGTAATAATTGAATACGTGATAATTGAGAGTGAGTTGATTGAAATGAACCTAGAGTTAGTGAAGGAGATGCGGCGGCGAGGAAGCGGAGGAGGACGGAGGCGAGGGAGCGGCGGAGATGATCGGAGAGATGGAGATCGGACGGTGGAGATTAGGGTTCTCGAGAGGGACCCACGCCATGCCATTTGGGGGAGATGAACGCAGACACGAGAGAAATGAGGGTTTTAGAGAGGGGTTTAAGATGTGCAAGGGGATGATATTAGAAGGGATTTGCACAATATAtcataatattaaaatattactAACCCTGTTCTTTTCATAAAATTTAGTAGGAAATTATGCTGTAATGAAATACTTTTTGACCagtatatttttaatttttatttatgatatttgaACAGGAGCATAAGTTAATAACAAAGATTATGTATTCATAAACTTGCATTTTGAAGTTCATAATTGGAGATATAAAATGAGCCAATTACTCCACTGAAGTGCACACTGACATTTTTACAGCAAGTGTAACAAAAAAAAGAGCTAATTTTCACAGAGATTCTGCTGTACAGGTCAGCCTTCGTAACAATCACATAGGGAAGAACACAAATACTACAATATGTCAATGTATTTCTGAAATGTAGATTCATTAAAATCTCATTCAAACCTGGTATACCTCAAAATTGAAATAAACAATATTCGGGTTTTAACATGATAAAATGGTCAAAATGGAGGTATATGCGCCTTAAATTAAGAAATAGAGGAGATGAATTTCTCTTATAAAAAGAAAGAAGGCGCGCCCTATATGAGGTGATGAACGCGCCTTGAATTATGAATGCTTAATGGAGAAGTCATGCCTGCAAAATGTTATGACGCACCCTCATTAGAACGAGGAGGCGCGCCCTGTTGGTTATAAGGACAGCTGGAGGATTCCTAACAGGGTTGACTAATTTTGCCGTAAAAAGatttagggcgcgccctaagttcAAGAATGGTTAGTGCTTTGACAAAGTTACTTGGACGGGTTCTTTGGAAGATTCAAAGAAGATGGAGATCattattactaacatatttgatgcaggtactctattgaaaaACTCCTTGCTGTAGTGCATCTACAGGAAgacggtgtccgtggtcagagacctccaggggtatacctggacggaaggcctcctcctgtagttaatgagtgtcctcattggggatgtggggtaaattttggtgtgtgctttgagagttttgtctctgtagtcaacgagTGTACTCGTTGGGAGACTTCAGAGTATcttgcactttgcacccaaaagtttgggatcacttgtcctgcaatctggtaggggctccttatcgggggataaggatgcgtccaacatttggggtgaaccacggctatacctgcatCCACGGTCTAGAGAAACAGTTGGTAGCGGAGgattatccttggccagggagatgccttatccgtgaagtttcgaagccgcggacgagccttgggcctttgtggttcagcctcatcggcggacattcctaaagctagtagaagacgg is a window from the Apium graveolens cultivar Ventura chromosome 1, ASM990537v1, whole genome shotgun sequence genome containing:
- the LOC141667487 gene encoding uncharacterized protein LOC141667487 isoform X1; amino-acid sequence: MAWRGSLSRTLISTVRSPSLRSSPPLPRLRPPPLPRRRISFTNSRNLGELGCTQSLLPMLAGTRLSSHLSVNVRAFCELTHGTFCRSCQDR
- the LOC141707547 gene encoding zinc finger protein 1-like, producing MERVKEGCDEETLRQWLKLSLGGDAGSPVEDSDLSTRTSRTMFPCEFCTRKFYSVHALGGHQNAHRTERSEARRKRMTKLMDIAVRRSLGVQAHAFVQKPSREGILASARITVSSQDCDMKVPYTLAEWPGGFHMDRKPLEELSDAEKLDLNLKL
- the LOC141667487 gene encoding uncharacterized protein LOC141667487 isoform X2 → MAWRGSLSRTLISTVRSPSLRSSPPLPRLRPPPLPRRRISFTNSRNLGELGCTQSLLPMLAGTRLSSHLSVNVRAFCELTHGT